DNA from Prevotella melaninogenica:
GATAGTAGTATGCTGCCTCGTACCAAATACTTATTTGAGGCTGTAATGGCTTATAATAATCAGTGGGCATACAACTTCATTGATGCAACACTTGCCTTGTCTTCAAAAAAGAAAGACCGTGAGTATAGCTCTGATATAACGATGGCAACAAACTTCCATTCGGCTATGTTGTCTCATTATAATCCTCGTTTTTCCAGCTTATTAAGGAAGTATCCTGGTGAAGACTTTGGTGATGGCTATGAATAGACAGTCGTATCATCAATAACAAACGCCCTCGTTTCTCCAGTTCCCTTTGACAAGGGCGGAGAAATGAGGGCGTTTGTTGTTTTGTTTACTTGTGTCGGTTGGCACGTTGCTGACGGTATTTAGCCTTCTGCTTTGCACTGCCAGAGCCGTGTGCACCAGTAATATACTTCTTTTTCTTGGCTTTGGTTTTCACCTTGCCATCATCGGTTTTGGGTTTCGAGGCACCTCGAAAGACCATTCCTGTTTCAATAATATCGTCAATATCACTCATATACAATCTTTTTAATGATGGAATAAACGAACGCCAGTAAATGCCATTGCGATGTTGTATTTGTCACAAGTGTCAATAACATGGTCGTCACGAATACTTCCACCAGCCTGTGCTATATATTCTACACCACTCTTATGCGCACGCTCAATGTTGTCGCCAAATGGGAAGAATGCATCAGAACCGAGTGCAACACCCGTATTCTTGGCAATCCACTCTTTGCGTTCCTCACGTGTCAGAGGCTCTGGGCATTCTGTGAAGAACTGCTGCCATACACCATCCTGCAGCACATCTTCGTACTCATCAGAGATGTAGATATTAATTGTGTTATCTCTATCAGCACGGCGAATACCCTTCTTAAATGGGAGGTTCATAACCTTTGGACACTGGCGCAACCACCATTCGTCAGCCTTACTACCAGCTAAGCGGGTGCAGTGGATACGACTCTGCTGTCCAGCACCAATACCAATCGCCTGTCCATCCTTCACATAGCAAACAGAGTTACTCTGTGTATACTTCAACGTAATCAACGAAATGATGAGATCACGCTTAGCATTCTCAGTGAATGTCTTGTTCTTTGTCGGTATATTCTCGAAGAGTGCGGGATCATCAAGCTTCACCTCGTTGCGGCCCTGTTCAAATGTAATACCGAAAACTTGCTTCTTCTCGATAGGAGCAGGCACATAGTTAGGGTCAATCTTAATGACATTGTATGCACCCTTACGCTTATCCTTCAGAATTTCTAAAGCCTCTGGCGTATAGTCAGGTGCGATAACACCATCGCTAACTTCACGCTTAATCAGCAATGCTGTCTCCTTATCGCAGGTGTCACTGAGCGCACAGAAGTCGCCATAAGAACACATACGGTCGGCTCCACGAGCACGTGCATAAGCACTGGCAAGCGGTGTAAGCTCGAAGTCAACATCATCGACAAAGTAAATCTTCTTGAGAGTATCACTCAAAGGGAGACCTACTGCAGCACCAGCTGGGCTGACATGCTTGAACGATGCAGCTGCAGGCAGACCAGTAGCGGCCTTCAACTCTTTAACGAGTTGCCAGCTGTTGAGCGCATCAAGAAAGTTAATGTAGCCGGGACGACCACTGAGAACTGTGATTGGGAGTTCGCCTTCCTCCATATAGATACGTGAAGGCTTTTGGTTCGGATTGCATCCGTACTTAAGAGCTAATTCTTTCATATAACTTATGTGGTATATGTAAATTGGTAGTGCAAAGATAAGGAAAAATAATGGAATACGCCGTTACGCTTATCGTTTTTAAGTAAATTAGCCGTGTTGGTTTGTTTCTTTTGAAGAAATTCTGTACTTTTACACTCGAAAAGAAAACAATCTTTGGAGCGTGAGGACTATCCTGCGCAGGCAGAATACCCTCTGACTCCTCTAATCCCTTTAAATTACTTAAAGATATGCAAGCATTACACACAGACAAGGCACCTGCTGCAGTAGGTCCTTACAGTCAGGCTATCGAAGCCAATGGTTTTATTTTCGCATCTGGTTCACTTCCTATTGACCCAGCTACCAATGCTTTTGTTGAGGGTGGTGTGAAGGAACAAACACGCCAGTCGCTCACTAATGTACGCAATGTGTTGGCTTCTGCAGGTGTAGACCTGTCTCATGTTGTTAAGACAACAGTATTCCTTTCTGATATGGAGAACTTCGCTGCAATGAATGAAGTTTATGCTGAGTTCTTCAAGGAGCCTTATCCAGCACGTTCTGCATTCGCTGTTAAGGCTTTGCCAAAGGGTGCGCTTGTTGAGATTGAGTGCATTGCTGTGAAATAAATTGCATTGATTAGCCTAATAGTATACGCTTTCTGATGCGCTATTAGGTTGAAATGACGAAATATAAGTGTCCTTTTGTATGGGGTAGTATTCTATTTCTATCCTTACAGGAGGACGCTTGTTATTTTCGTTTTGTATTCAAACAAGCGTAGTTTCATTGCTTTTCTGTTGTTGTGTGGATGGTCCGCACGTGTGGTGTTGATGCTTCGCACATAGGGTGCTAACGCCCCGCACGTGATGTGCGAAGTACTAAATGTTGTGTGATAAGTGGTTTAGAGGAGGATAGAATGTGGTAAAGAAGACGCCACAATACGCTAAATAATGTTTCTTTTATGGTGGTTTTGCCTATTCAAAACTGATACTTTCTTTTCTATTTCAAGATGATTTTATATAGCGTAGTACGTAATTTATATTTACACTCTTTGTTTACAAGTTTAATTAACACATTTAACTTTAAGAAAAGTCGTTGAATATTACTTAATTACTTATTCTTTTATTACTTTTGTATCACGTTAGTATATATAGTGAAGAATGAGAAATGAAAAAGAAGCTTAGAACCATTATCGAGGAGCTTGGTCAAAAGGCAAATATCCGCAGAGAACTGGCTTCTGACTTGGAAAGATTGTCCAGTAGGTTAGCACTTTATCACATTCACTTGGAATCGGCATCATTGAGAAAAATTATTGGCTATTTCAAGGGGAAGGAAAAACCTTCTAAAAAGACTTTAGACAGGCTGGCTCTCTTTGCTGGTTTCCAAAATTGGAAAGACTTAAATGCGGCTTTGCATGGTGAAAATGATGCAAAGTTGAATTATGAAGATTAATTGCTCTGTAGAGAGATTGAGTAGGGAGGAATCTCTGAAAGGTTATCTCTGAAGGATTGTAGGGACATATGATGTGTTTATCTGTAAGTGATACCTATCACAAGATAAGCAAAGCGTATGTCCCTACATTATTTATATGTGTTTTTACGGTGAGAAGTTTTATCTTTACCCTCAAAAAACTGATAAGAAGGCATTTTAGATGATACAATATGATAACTCTTTCTCTCCTTCGTTTGTTAGCTTTACCAATAATGAATGTCTAATAATCCTTATTAATTGGTAAATAAAAAAGCCCGAAACCAATGGTTTCGGACTTTTATTTTCTTGGATTTCCAAGGGCTTACTTCTCTGCAGCAACAGTTCTCTTCTCCTTGATGCGTGCAGCCTTACCTGTGAGTTCACGGAGGTAGTAGAGTTTCGCACGACGAACCTTACCGCGCTTGTTCACCTCGATAGAATCAATGTTTGGTGACTCGATTGGGAAGATACGCTCAACACCAATGGTGCCTGACATCTTACGAACTGTGAAACGCTTCTTCTCACCATGACCAGAAATCTTGATAACTACGCCACGGTAGAGCTGAATACGATGCTTGTTACCCTCGACGATTTTGTAAGCGACAGTGATGGTGTCACCAGCCTTGAACTCTGGGAACTGCTTGCCGGTTGCAAATGCTTCTTCAGCAACTTTAATTAAATCCATTTTTCTATTAATTAAATATTGTTTGTCGTTCCAACGTAACGTAATCCATGACTCTTCCACGATCAGCGGTTACGCCGAAAAGCGGTGCAAAGTTACTACTTTTCAATGAAATAACAAAGTAATTGTTAGCTTTTTAATGCTTATTTGTTGCAAGCACCTTGGCTATTTCTTTCTTAGCCTTTGCCATTTGCTTTTGGAAAGCATCAGATGATTGTACGGCAGCAAAGCCTACACTTGCGCAAAGACGGCCTGCATCGACATCGCTCTGATAGTGATAACCACAGATTACACGGCTCTGACCATACTCGTAAGCGTGCTTCATAATCTCGTTACCACGTGATGGATTCAACTCTGTCAGTGTCAATCCGAAGATCCAACCACGACAGGTATGACCTGAAGGATAAGAGCCATTGTTAATCAACTCTGCCTCAAACTGTGGTTGAAGTGTATGCTCATGGAACTGTGCAAACGGACGTTTACGCATATATTTCGCTTTAGCACGGTCAACAGCGTGGTTGCCATCAATACCTATCATGCACATGAGTTTGTAGGTCTCTGGTGTCTTCTCTGGTGTGATAAGCAAACCAAAAGATGGAGCAAAGCCTACGAGAACAGAATCAACATCGAAGTTGGCATCGAACTTTGCTTGTGCAGCACGTTCTTTGTCCTCTCTCATCTTTCGGCCCCACCAATACTGACGGAAGTCATAATCAAATTGATAAGATGCTGTGTCAGGTGGAGCTGGGAGGTAGATACCTGCATCTGGCATAGCTGCTTCTGGTATGAACGACTGTTTTTTGTAATCCTGCGCATTGACAGTCATGCCTACGAACAGCATAACCATGCTAACAAACAAACTCTTTTTCATAATAATAAATGTTTTGTTGAATTGATTGATATGTATTGCAAAAGTAAGTAATTATGCGTTTCTGTCAAAGGTTTAATGGCTTTTTAATAGTTGCATTCTGCGTTAGTGCCGTTTTAGTAGGGTTGCAACTATTGCTTTTCTGAGGTGTAAAGGGCTGATAGTGTGTCTCTCATGTGGTAATGAAGGGTTATCTATACGTTGGTAGTAGATAAGGTGTGAAGCGATAAATAAGGCTTTTGAGAAGTAAGAGAATGGTTCTTCCGTTAAATGTGTGGACACTTTTCGTATTGCGTAAACGGAAGAATCGAAGTTACTCATTAAACAAAAACATGGCTAAAACAGTCATCTATCTGTTCTATTATCATTCTCTGATATTGAAAACTATTTCATTTAAGACTTTGAAAATCAGTAGACAAGATTTTGAAAAATCATTACATAATTTCGGATAAAACATCTATAAAGGACGGCAAAAACATATATAAAAAGCAGGTTTGCAACCAACAGGAAATCAATTAGTTATAAAACGGAATATTGGTGTCCGATAAAACTTTTTTTGCGTTCATATCTTTTTAATTCAGAATAATAAAAAAAACGGGCTGATTGTTTTGCACATTCAGCCCTTCTTATTTCCTTTGTAGTTGTCAAAATAAAACAATGAAATAAGATGAACAAAAGTACACATTTTATCGGACAGCCACTATATGTTCAACTGTTAAACTATTTTAATCGTGATAAAATTCTCTCTCTGAGCCAAGCTCAGGGAGGTGAACACTATATAAAGAAGTTTGATGCATGGCATCATCTTGTCGTCATGCTTTATGCAGTAATGATGCGTTTAGACTCTCTGCGTGAGATAAAGGCCTCTCTCTTTGCTAATGTTAATCGCTTTAATCATCTTGGTTTAAAGCATTTTCCTTGTCGAAGTACCTTGTCAGATGCAAACAAACGCCGAGATTCCGAGATATTCGGTTCGATCTATATGAACTTATATGAGAAATATCGCCATGAACTTTACTCGGACAGCCGAAATTGTGGACAGCCCAAATGGCTGAAGAATCTAAAGATAATAGATTCTACGACAATCAGTCTGTTTTCTAACCTGGTCTTTAAAGGAGTAGGACGTAATCCCAAAACTGGTAAGAAGAAGGGTGGAATAAAAGTACATACAGAGATATTTGCCAATGAGAATGTTCCAAGCGATATCAAGTTCACATCTGCAGCTAGTCATGATCAATTTGCACTTATCCCAGAACGATACGCCAATGAGGAACTGATTGCTTTTGACAGAGCCTATATAAACTATGAAAAGTTCTCTGAACTGACTCAAAGAGGCGTTATATATGTAACTAAGATGAAAAATAATCTTAGCTTTGAAAGGATTGCTGATACGGATTACCAGATGACTACAGATTATGGAGTTGTACGCGTAGAAACCATTCTCTTCCATAAGCATACAAAGGAAAAAGATATTTACCATAAAGCAAGAAAAATCACATATCAGGATAAGACCAAGAAAGGGAAAATCAGATTCATATCACTGCTGACCAATGATTTTCAGATGTCGGCAGAAGATATTATAGCTATCTATAAGAGACGATGGCAAATAGAAACCTTATTTAAACAAATAAAACAGAATTTCCCGCTAAGATACTTCTATGGAGAGAGTGCGAATGCTATAAAAATACAAATATGGATTACGCTTATAGCCAATCTGCTTATAACCCTAGTGAAGAACAAAATAAAGAGACCTTGGAGCTTCTCAGGCTTGGCAACAATGATAAGAATTTTACTTATGAGTTATGTCGCAATACAAAGTTTCTTTGAGCAGCCACATAGAGACTGGGATAGATTGATTACCCAAGTAAAAGCCCCACCAGAAGAGTTGTCATTATTCTAGGGGGCTTGGAATTTGAAATTAGAACTAATCATGCCTATTTCAGCAGGATTGAGAGAGGATATTGCAGTATATGGAGGTTTTATCGGACAGCAATAAAAACGGAATAAGAAAAGGTGCTTAATTGAACTCCAAAAGGGCGTTAATAAGAGCCTTAAAGGGCACCTTTTGCAAGTCAATTGGGCGTCTTTTAGAAGCCAAAAGAGCATGTATTCAAAATTATGATGTGAAAAATTATGACAGAATAATAAGTTATTAGCCTAATTAGACCAATTAGACAAAATAGCCTAATTAGGCTAATAGGAATAAGTTGTTTGTAGAAGATAAGATAGACATCGCACCTAATTACAATTGTTATGTAGTTTATCCCCCGTTCTAAAACCATCTAATTGGAGGTAATTTTACCAGTGTTGGGTGATGGTTGTTGGGTGTTGAGTCTTTATAAAACAATCTTATCGGATGAAATCATACCATGTATGTGGATTATTCTCATTCCAATAACAATCTACACTTTTAACGGAAGGACTAAAAGAAAAGCAGGGAAGTGGTAGAATCCTTGTTCTATTCCGTCTTCCCTGCTTATAGTTTATGATATACTTTGGGCAGCTTCTGTTTTTAGAAGGGTATCTTATATAATTATAAGAGGTAAACTTTATCCAGTTTTACCTTGTTATATAATGTCCTTTTAGTACCTGAGAATAAGTATATCGAGTGTTTGAACATTAATACTTGAATACTGCGGTGAGTGTTATCTTGCGTCCATCAGCGTGAGCATACTCTGCATTACGTGCCATCATCATAGATGCTGGTGTATAATAAGTGTAGTTCAATAAGTTCGATACAGCTAAACTTAAGTCGCAAACCTTCATCTTTACACCTGCAGTAAGGTTTAGTAAGTTGATACGATTTACGATACCTTCACCCTCCTTATATACTCCTGAAGCATTAGGAGTAAATCTGTCACGCTTACCGGTGTGCATGTATTGCAGTTGGAGATAGGTGTTCTTGACAGGAGCATAGTTGACATACATTGCCAATTTTGCGGCTGGGATGGAAATGTTTGACATATATGTGTCCCAATTACCAGTAGCTGATTTGAGCTTACCTTCGAACCATGAGAAGTTAGCACCAGCCTTTAAGTTACGGAGAATTTGTGCATCTGCACTCAATTCAACGCCATACACCTTCTGTGGAGTACGGTTTACTACCCAGAAACCATTCTCTATCTTGAGGTCACTTCCAAGCTTAGAATAGGTGTAGAAAACAGATCCATTCAACTGCAACCAATGGTTAATATCAGAGTAAACACCCACCTCGTAGTTGTTTGTCTTTACTGGTTCTGTTGATATCTTAGAGAGTACATCAGCCTTGGCAGCACGTAGTGTACGGCCTAAATCAAAGATAGAGAAGCCCTGAGAGTAGGCTACGAAGGGTTGAAATGCGCGATATCTGTTATAGGAAAGACCAACGTTAAAAGACATATTATTATACTTTAGCTTTCCACCCTTGACCTGAACCTGTGGGTCGGAGAGCTTATTGCGCAATACATCATAGTCTGGTACGTTCACATTAATGAAGTCGTAACGTCCTCCAAGTTTGACGTTAAGGTGCTGCCAAAGTGTGGTCTTCACTTGGACAAAGGGTGCATGATTGTTACTTGTTAACCATGGTACCCAATATCTACCATCTACCAATGGTTGAGATGTCTTGTTGTAGAGATAGTCATAACCGTATGCTAAATGTGCAAAAGCATTCTCTGAGAATATAAGTCGAGTGTTAAACTGGGTGCGGAAACCAAACTTACGGTCTTTAACAGCCGACTGTCCACTTGTTTCTTCCCATCTTGGCTGTGCTGGGTTAGCCTTACGGAAGTCGAAGATAGTATATATTCCCGAACCATAAACAGATGCTTCTAAGTCGGTATGTTTGAATATATCCTTTGATGTAAACTTGAGGTAGGCATTGTGATTGTATCTTGTTCCCTCGTCAACAGCCTGTGGGTCCTTGCTGCCAATTATACCAATAGAAGGACTTTGTAGGTACTTTCCACCGAAAGGAATCAATTTTGTATCTTGCAAACTACGATAGAAATTATACATTAATTCGATTCTGTTCTTTGAAGA
Protein-coding regions in this window:
- a CDS encoding phosphoribosylaminoimidazolecarboxamide formyltransferase, whose translation is MKELALKYGCNPNQKPSRIYMEEGELPITVLSGRPGYINFLDALNSWQLVKELKAATGLPAAASFKHVSPAGAAVGLPLSDTLKKIYFVDDVDFELTPLASAYARARGADRMCSYGDFCALSDTCDKETALLIKREVSDGVIAPDYTPEALEILKDKRKGAYNVIKIDPNYVPAPIEKKQVFGITFEQGRNEVKLDDPALFENIPTKNKTFTENAKRDLIISLITLKYTQSNSVCYVKDGQAIGIGAGQQSRIHCTRLAGSKADEWWLRQCPKVMNLPFKKGIRRADRDNTINIYISDEYEDVLQDGVWQQFFTECPEPLTREERKEWIAKNTGVALGSDAFFPFGDNIERAHKSGVEYIAQAGGSIRDDHVIDTCDKYNIAMAFTGVRLFHH
- a CDS encoding IS4 family transposase — protein: MNKSTHFIGQPLYVQLLNYFNRDKILSLSQAQGGEHYIKKFDAWHHLVVMLYAVMMRLDSLREIKASLFANVNRFNHLGLKHFPCRSTLSDANKRRDSEIFGSIYMNLYEKYRHELYSDSRNCGQPKWLKNLKIIDSTTISLFSNLVFKGVGRNPKTGKKKGGIKVHTEIFANENVPSDIKFTSAASHDQFALIPERYANEELIAFDRAYINYEKFSELTQRGVIYVTKMKNNLSFERIADTDYQMTTDYGVVRVETILFHKHTKEKDIYHKARKITYQDKTKKGKIRFISLLTNDFQMSAEDIIAIYKRRWQIETLFKQIKQNFPLRYFYGESANAIKIQIWITLIANLLITLVKNKIKRPWSFSGLATMIRILLMSYVAIQSFFEQPHRDWDRLITQVKAPPEELSLF
- a CDS encoding RidA family protein yields the protein MQALHTDKAPAAVGPYSQAIEANGFIFASGSLPIDPATNAFVEGGVKEQTRQSLTNVRNVLASAGVDLSHVVKTTVFLSDMENFAAMNEVYAEFFKEPYPARSAFAVKALPKGALVEIECIAVK
- the rplS gene encoding 50S ribosomal protein L19, translated to MDLIKVAEEAFATGKQFPEFKAGDTITVAYKIVEGNKHRIQLYRGVVIKISGHGEKKRFTVRKMSGTIGVERIFPIESPNIDSIEVNKRGKVRRAKLYYLRELTGKAARIKEKRTVAAEK
- a CDS encoding TonB-dependent receptor gives rise to the protein MKKETIYLSLAMLAITNIPCNAQSEEIKDSTLHLEEVTISTTRMPEIKQNAAATVTIIDQKQIAEMSKAAPDITHLLGMLTPGMALSSNTTSSRSQSLRGRSALILIDGIPQSTPLRSTDRDIRTIDIAAIDHIEVVKGSTALYGNGAIGGLINIITKKNTTNKAVAGETTLSGSTYNFFRHGKGQGYRINQQVYGRVGQFDYLVNGAFGRTGSAIDGDGKFISPRYGLGDTYTTNVLVNLGYSLSSKNRIELMYNFYRSLQDTKLIPFGGKYLQSPSIGIIGSKDPQAVDEGTRYNHNAYLKFTSKDIFKHTDLEASVYGSGIYTIFDFRKANPAQPRWEETSGQSAVKDRKFGFRTQFNTRLIFSENAFAHLAYGYDYLYNKTSQPLVDGRYWVPWLTSNNHAPFVQVKTTLWQHLNVKLGGRYDFINVNVPDYDVLRNKLSDPQVQVKGGKLKYNNMSFNVGLSYNRYRAFQPFVAYSQGFSIFDLGRTLRAAKADVLSKISTEPVKTNNYEVGVYSDINHWLQLNGSVFYTYSKLGSDLKIENGFWVVNRTPQKVYGVELSADAQILRNLKAGANFSWFEGKLKSATGNWDTYMSNISIPAAKLAMYVNYAPVKNTYLQLQYMHTGKRDRFTPNASGVYKEGEGIVNRINLLNLTAGVKMKVCDLSLAVSNLLNYTYYTPASMMMARNAEYAHADGRKITLTAVFKY
- a CDS encoding acid phosphatase, with protein sequence MKKSLFVSMVMLFVGMTVNAQDYKKQSFIPEAAMPDAGIYLPAPPDTASYQFDYDFRQYWWGRKMREDKERAAQAKFDANFDVDSVLVGFAPSFGLLITPEKTPETYKLMCMIGIDGNHAVDRAKAKYMRKRPFAQFHEHTLQPQFEAELINNGSYPSGHTCRGWIFGLTLTELNPSRGNEIMKHAYEYGQSRVICGYHYQSDVDAGRLCASVGFAAVQSSDAFQKQMAKAKKEIAKVLATNKH